GCAGTGGCGGCCATGGTGCTGTTGGGCGTGGGTCTGGGGATCCCGCAGCCGCTGACGCTGAGCTGGGTGATGCGCCTCGCCGACCCGACCGTGCGAGGCCGCGCGCTCGGCATGCGTGTCACCTCCAACCGGGTCGTCCAGGTCGTGCTGCCGATCGGCGTCGGCCTGGTGGCCACACCCGCGGGGCCGGCGGGCGTGTTCATCGGCTCAGCGATCGCGCTGTGCGCGGCTGCGACCGTGAGCATCGCGTCCAGGCGGCACCTGGATGCGCCCGGCGGCCCCTGAGTGTCGAGCCGGGCGACCGACACTGGACGCAGTCAATGGCGGGGCGGGCCCCGCCGATCCGCTCGAGCCGTCAGCTCGAGTGCAGCGATCGCGTCGTACATCTGCTGGCTGCTGCGCTGTGCGTCACGGTGAGGAAGGCAGCGGGAGTGCTCAGACCAACACGGGCGCGCCGATCATGCCGTAGAGATCCTTCGGGTCCTCCGGCTCGGTGATGAGGTCGATCGGCTCGGAGAAGCGGGTCGCCGCCGTCGCCTTCTGTACGTAGCGGAGCGCGGTGAAATCCTCGATCGCGAAGCCGACGGAGTCGAAGACCGTGACCTCGTCGGACGAGGCGCGTCCCGCATCCGCCCCGGTGATCACTCGCCACAGCTCCGTGACCGGCGAGTCCGCCGGCAGCAGCTGGATCTCGCCCTCGATGCGCGTCTGCGGCTCGTGCTCGACGAAGACGCGGTGCCGCCGCACGATCTCGAGCTCGAGCTCGGTCTTCCCGGGGCAGTCGCCGCCGATGGCGTTGATGTGCGCGCCCGCGGGCACCTCGTCGGCGCGCAGCACGGTCGCGTTTGTCTTGTCGGCAGTGCACGTGGTGATGATGTCCGCGCCGCGGACGGCCGCCGCTGCCGAGCTCTCGACCGACACGTCGAACCCCAGGGTGCGCAGGTGCCTGCTGGCCGTCTCTGCAGTGGCGGCATCGACGTCGAACAGCCGCAGTCGCGTGACACCCGGTCGCTGTGACCGCACCGCGAGCGCCTGGAAGACCGCCTGCGAACCCGCCCCGATCATCCCCATCACCGTGCTGTCTTCACGAGCCAGATGCCGGGTGGCGAGCCCCGACACCGCTGCGGTGCGCAGTGCTGTGAGGATCGTCATCTCCGACAGGAACGTCGGGTATCCGGTCATCACGTCGGCGAGCACGCCGAACGCGGTGACGGTCTGGAACCCGCGCGACGGGTTCGAAGGGTGCCCGTTGACGTACTTGAACCCGTAGGCAACGCCGTCGCTGGTGGGCATCAGCTCGATGACGCCCAGGGATGAGTGGCTGGCGATGCGCGGCTCGCGCTCGAAGTCTGTCCACCGTCGGAAGTCGGTCTCGAGTTCGTTGACGAGATCGGTGATGATGTGCTCTGACCCGGTGGTCCGGATCCAGTCGCGCATGTTGGCGACACTGACGAAGCGCATGCTTCGCTCCTCTCGGCTTGTGCCCTGCGGGGGCTGGTCTCAGGCGCGCGGTTCGATGACCGTCAGCTCGTGCGGCAAGGTGTGCAGCAGCTCGGCACCATGGTCGCGGATGACGACCAGATCCTCGATCATGATCGCGCCGACATCCGGTGTGTACGTCGGCACCTCGACGGCGAGGACCATGCCGGGCTCGACGCGGACGTCGCACGCCGGGCCGATGAACGGAGGCTCCTCGTGGAAGGTGTCGATGCCGACCGAGTGGCCGACATGGCCGCGGTTGAACGTGGGGTAGCCGTGGCTGTGCACGTGCCCGATGGCGTTGAAGAACGCGTCGCCGACGCGAGCGCCGGGCACGAGCGAGTCGCGGGCGATGCGCTGCGCCTCGGCGAGCACGTCGTAGAGTCGCTGCGCCTCGCTGCTGGGCTGGCCGAAGGCGAACGTGCGGCCGCCGTCGCTGCGGTAGCCGTGCACGGTGGTGCCGCAGTCGAACTTCACGAGGTCGCCGGCGCGCAGGCCGCTGGCCGTGCTGCCGTAGCCCGCGGACGTCGTGCCGCCGACGGTGGGGAGCACCCAGTTGTCGGTGTACCCGGCGAAGCGTGGCTCCCCGATCGCGGCCGTCGCGACCGAGATCTGGTAGGCGGCGCGGATGTCGGATGCCGTCATGCCCTCGCGAGCGATCTGCATTGCGCCGACCATGCCGCGCTCGGAGAGCTCGACCGCCGTGCGCAGCCGTTCGATCTCCCACTCCTGCTTGATGAGGCGCACCTCATAGATGTCATCGGTGAAGTCGACCCACTCGACGTCCGGCGCCGAGCGGCGCAGCCGGTGCCAGGTGTCGAGCGTCACGTGCGGGAGGTCGGTCGCAATCCGGCCGCTGGCCATGCCGAGCGAGTGGAGCGCGTCCGCGGCGATGCGGTCGAGCTCGGCCGCATCCCATTGCTCCGGCCGACCCGGCTCGGGCGCCGACGGCAGCTCCATCTGCTCAGCGGTCGAGAGGTCGACCCAGAGCGGGTACGTGGCGAGCTCAACCTCCGGGGCCGCCGCTCGGGCGGTCTTCTCCTCGAAGTCGCCGAGCATGAGCGTCACGGGCAGGCTCTCGTCGGCCGGCACGAACGCGAGCACCGTGCCGTGCAGTCGCCACCACTCGGAGACGAAGTAGCTGCGGAAGCCGGTGACGTAGAAGAGGTTCGACGGTGTGAAGGCGACATAGCCGGCGAGGCCGCGGGCCTTGAGGCGCGCGCGGATCTGCGCGATACCGAGGTCGGTGGATGCCGTGGTGGCGATGGTCATGCGAGGTCCTTTCTCATCGTCTCGCGCGCGAGCAGCGACGCGACGACGGCGATGATGGCGGTGATGGCGACGTAGACGCTGACGGCGAAGGTGGAGCTGAACGTCTGCGTCAGCAGCGCGGCGAGGAAGGGGGCGAGCGCGCCGCCCAGGATGCCGGCGACCTGGTAGCCGAAGCCGGCACCCGTCGAGCGCACCTTGGTCGGGAACATCTCGGTGATGAACGCCGCCATCGGGCCGTACATGATGCCCTGCGCGGCGATCCCGGTCGCGATGGCGATGACGGCGAGCACCGGGTTCGCAGTGTCGATCAACGGCCAGGCGATGAAGGCCCAGATGCCGACGGCGATCGCGCCGGCCATGTAGACGGGGCGGCGGCCCACGCGGTCGGAGATGTGCGCGCTGATCGGGATGATGAGGAACTGCGCGATGCATCCGACGATCACGCCCGTGAGGCCGACGCTCGCGGACATCTCCAGATTCGAGGTGATGTAGGAGAGCGCGAAGACGGCGAACACATAGTAGGAGACGTCGCTCGCGATGCGCAGGCCGATCGTCAGCAGTACCTGCCGCCAGTATCCGCGGAGCATCGTGCGCAGCGGGGTAGCCTCCCGCTCCTCGACCTTGAAGAGCGGAGACTCCGCGACCGTCGCGCGGATCCAGAAGCTCAGCAGTACCAGGAGGGCGCTGGCGAGGAACGGCACGCGCCAGCCCCAGGAGGTGAACGCCTCCGGCGAGAGCGTGGCCTCCATGACGAACAGCGCCCCGACGGCGAGCAGGTTGCCAGCGGGAACGCCGAGCTGCATCCAGGAGGCGATGAGGCCTCGGCCCTTCGCTCGACCGGCGCCGTCAGCGTGCTCGGCCGAGAGCGTGGCCGCGCTGCCCCACTCGCCGCCGAGTCCGAGCCCCTGCACGATGCGCAGCAGCACCAGCAGCGCCGGTGCCCAGAAGCCGATGGTGTCGAAGCCCGGGATGCAGCCGATGAGGAACGTGCCGACGCCCATCACGAGCAGCGTTGCGATCAGCACGTTCTTGCGGCCGATCACGTCGCCGAGAGCGCCGAAGACGATACCGCCCAGCGGCCGGACGACGAAGGCGACGCCGTAGGTCATGAAGGAGAGCAACAGGCCGATGCCGGGCTCGGACTCGGGGAAGAAGACGCGCGGGAAGACGAGTGCGGCTGCTGACCCGAAGAGGAAGAAGTCGTACCACTCGATGGTCGTGCCGGCGAAGGTGGACAGCAGGACGCGGCGGAGAGGTGCCGGCGTCGTGCGCTCGGTCGTGGTGCTCACGGGAGGCCTTTCGTCCGATGGAAGGTGGGTGCGACGCTACCGAGCGTCGATGATCACCGTCCAATATCGAAACGAGGCAACATGATGCCGTTTGGGAATCAAGCGGGCGCCTCTGAGTCGGCGCGCGTCAGCGAATGATCGGTACGCCTGGCAGGTGCTCGAGGACCCGTCGGGCGGCGAGCGGCACCATGCCCGGATTGCTCGCCACCGCGAGCGGCAACGAGATGGGATGCTCGAGCCGCACGTAAGAGACGCCCGGAATCGCGACCCGCTCGGCGGATGCCGGCACGATGCTGACGCCGATGCCGAGCGCCACCTGCCCGAGGATCGTCGTCACGTGCGCGGCGCTCTCGATCGGCTCGAATTCGATGCCAGCTTCCTGGAACAGCGCCGCAACCCGATCCCAGTAGCCGGTGCCCGCCGACCTTGGGAAGAGCACGACGGGGTGCTCGCTGAGGTCGGCCACGGCGACAGTCTCATGCTGCGCCAGGGGGCTCGTGTCCGGCACGGCGGCTACGAACTGCTCCGACCAGACTGGCTCGACCCGGAAGCCGCTCGCGATCGGCGGCCGTACGAAGCCGAGCTGCACCTCTCCCACGCGCAATGCGTCGACCAGCTCGGGCGTCTCGAGCTCATCGACTTGAAGTGCAACGTCAGGCAGCGCGGCTCGAACTGGCGCGAGCAGGCGCGGCAGCGCCTCGTAGAACGCCGAGCCGACCGCCCCGATGCGCACGACGCCCCTTGCCCCAGCGCGCAGCTGCTCGGCGGCGCGCTGCATCGCCCGCCAGCCGCCGAGCATCGTACGCGCGTGCCCCAGGAGCTCTTGCCCGGCGGTCGTCAATGCGACGCCGCCGGAGCCGCGGACGAACAGCTCGATGCCGAGCTCCGCCTCGATCTTCTGCACTCGCTTCGACAGGGCGGGCTGTGCGATGCCGAGCCGGAGGGCGGCGCGATGGAAGTGCAATTCCTCGGCCAGCACCGCGAGGCATTCGAGATCGCGCACATCGAGCATGCGCCCAGTCTGGCGTGCGCCGCGCGGTCGGGCGGGGCCTGTCCGCGACT
The window above is part of the Agrococcus sp. ARC_14 genome. Proteins encoded here:
- a CDS encoding MFS transporter, translated to MSTTTERTTPAPLRRVLLSTFAGTTIEWYDFFLFGSAAALVFPRVFFPESEPGIGLLLSFMTYGVAFVVRPLGGIVFGALGDVIGRKNVLIATLLVMGVGTFLIGCIPGFDTIGFWAPALLVLLRIVQGLGLGGEWGSAATLSAEHADGAGRAKGRGLIASWMQLGVPAGNLLAVGALFVMEATLSPEAFTSWGWRVPFLASALLVLLSFWIRATVAESPLFKVEEREATPLRTMLRGYWRQVLLTIGLRIASDVSYYVFAVFALSYITSNLEMSASVGLTGVIVGCIAQFLIIPISAHISDRVGRRPVYMAGAIAVGIWAFIAWPLIDTANPVLAVIAIATGIAAQGIMYGPMAAFITEMFPTKVRSTGAGFGYQVAGILGGALAPFLAALLTQTFSSTFAVSVYVAITAIIAVVASLLARETMRKDLA
- a CDS encoding ornithine cyclodeaminase; translation: MRFVSVANMRDWIRTTGSEHIITDLVNELETDFRRWTDFEREPRIASHSSLGVIELMPTSDGVAYGFKYVNGHPSNPSRGFQTVTAFGVLADVMTGYPTFLSEMTILTALRTAAVSGLATRHLAREDSTVMGMIGAGSQAVFQALAVRSQRPGVTRLRLFDVDAATAETASRHLRTLGFDVSVESSAAAAVRGADIITTCTADKTNATVLRADEVPAGAHINAIGGDCPGKTELELEIVRRHRVFVEHEPQTRIEGEIQLLPADSPVTELWRVITGADAGRASSDEVTVFDSVGFAIEDFTALRYVQKATAATRFSEPIDLITEPEDPKDLYGMIGAPVLV
- a CDS encoding LysR family transcriptional regulator, which translates into the protein MLDVRDLECLAVLAEELHFHRAALRLGIAQPALSKRVQKIEAELGIELFVRGSGGVALTTAGQELLGHARTMLGGWRAMQRAAEQLRAGARGVVRIGAVGSAFYEALPRLLAPVRAALPDVALQVDELETPELVDALRVGEVQLGFVRPPIASGFRVEPVWSEQFVAAVPDTSPLAQHETVAVADLSEHPVVLFPRSAGTGYWDRVAALFQEAGIEFEPIESAAHVTTILGQVALGIGVSIVPASAERVAIPGVSYVRLEHPISLPLAVASNPGMVPLAARRVLEHLPGVPIIR
- a CDS encoding Xaa-Pro peptidase family protein, with amino-acid sequence MTIATTASTDLGIAQIRARLKARGLAGYVAFTPSNLFYVTGFRSYFVSEWWRLHGTVLAFVPADESLPVTLMLGDFEEKTARAAAPEVELATYPLWVDLSTAEQMELPSAPEPGRPEQWDAAELDRIAADALHSLGMASGRIATDLPHVTLDTWHRLRRSAPDVEWVDFTDDIYEVRLIKQEWEIERLRTAVELSERGMVGAMQIAREGMTASDIRAAYQISVATAAIGEPRFAGYTDNWVLPTVGGTTSAGYGSTASGLRAGDLVKFDCGTTVHGYRSDGGRTFAFGQPSSEAQRLYDVLAEAQRIARDSLVPGARVGDAFFNAIGHVHSHGYPTFNRGHVGHSVGIDTFHEEPPFIGPACDVRVEPGMVLAVEVPTYTPDVGAIMIEDLVVIRDHGAELLHTLPHELTVIEPRA